The DNA segment gtgggagactccctaaacatatggaagaaggtactctggtcagatgagactaaaattgagctttttggccatcaaggaaaatgctaagtctggcgaaaacccaacacccctcatcaccccaagaacaccatccccacagtgaagcatgctggtggcagcatcatgctgtggggatgttatgcatcggcagggactgggaaactggtcagaattgaaggaatgatggatggcgctaaatacagggaaattcttgagggaaacctgtttatgtcttccatagatttgagactgggacggaggttcaccttccagcaggacaatgaccctaagcatactgctaaagcaacactcactggtttaaggggaaacatttaaatgtattggaatggcctagtcaaagcccagacctcaatccaattgagaatctggggcatgacttaaagattgtacaccagcggaactcaggagctggagcagttttgccttgaagaattggcaaaaatcccagtggctagatgtgccaagcttatagagacataccccaagagacttgcagctgtaattcctgtaaaaggtggctctacaaagtattgactttggggggttgaatagataggcacgctcaagttttctgtttttttgtcttatttcttgtttgtttcacaataaaaaatattttgcatcttcaaagtggtaggcatgttgtgtaaatcaaatgatacaaacccccaaaaaatccattttaattccaggttgtaaggcaacaaaataggaaaaatgccaagggtgtgaatactttcgcaagccactatagctgtgcagcgatgctccctatccaacctgacagagattgagaggatctgcagagaaggatggcagaaactccccaaaaacaggtgtgccaagcttgtagcatcatacccaagaagactcaaggctgtaatcgctgtcaaaggtgcttcaacaaagtactgagaaaagggtctgaatacttatgtaaatgtgatatttctatttttttttgttaagacatttgcaaacatttctttgtcatttttccctttgtcattatggggtattgtgtgtagattgatgaggggaaaaaactatttaatcaattttagaataaggctgtaacgtaacatgtggaagaagtcaaggggttgCACTTCATACGTAGATTTGTTCACTTCTAGAGTTAGTAGGCTACACCTaaaacagggctctccaaccctgttcctggagagataccgtcctttaggttttcactccagtcctaatctagcacacctgattaatTAGCTgcttgataaactgaatcaggttagttacaactggggttggagcgaaaacctacaggagggtagctctccatgaacagggttggagagccctgacctaAACAGTGATTATACTTTAAAATAGACTCGTTACTTACACAGGAATTAAGGTTCTCAAATTGTCTTTCAAGAATGTTGAGAAAATCATCCAGGTTTTTCTTGTCCCAGGTGACAGCATTCATATTCCCATCAAACAGTTTTGTGATTTCATAGATGGTCTGGTTCAGGAACCTGACTTTGTCCTCAAACTACACAGGATGATATAAAACAAATATTAGAAACAGTATAGGCTTCCGTTATGGCATCAATATAACATTGGGTCAAGACCGCTATACCAAAGCATATCAGAACATGATGAGTCAAAATTCAAGTCTTTACCTCAGCTTCATCTATGTGTCTGTAAAGTGATGTTGGGAAAAAGACAGGGGCATTCTGCTTTGTGATATCTCCTCCCTGGAAAACAATCAATATAGTATGTTAAGTCACGTGTCAAATACTTCAAGAACAATCAAGACTGACATAAAGTATAGCTTATACTGCAAGTACAGTAGGTCTAATGTAGATAGCCTCTCTTGATATCTCTGTCACTATAGCCTTAGCGCCCTTTTACTATGGCTATTCAAATATAGGCTAACAGTTTTCTGACAAAGAGGCTAAACATGAAACGTATTACTATTTTACTTGGTTGGTTGTTTTGCTGTCCTTAATACATGCATTCAGTCTGCTCTTACAGCGTGCTGATAACTCACCATCTGGTCCAGCAGGGAAAGGTATTCTGCGCTCAAGTGTCCGTAGTGGTGTCGGATCCAGTCACAGCAATGACACACGCTCTGCATACTGCAAATAAGAAGAAAACTACACGTCCAACTCTGCATTGTATACATTGTAAATAGCAGTTTGTTTCGCTCTTAGTTTTCCACATGAGTTTGAACATCTTGCCTGTGTTAAGTAGTTTTATGTGGAGTTGGGAAAGGGAAAACTGTATGGAGAATTTCCCCCGATCAACCTACCGGAGGCGAAAACTTTCACTTTCCAGACTAGCACATGCAGCCATAGGAATTCCATGCCTGCTCCGTCTTCTGGACGACCAAATCCCAATAAATCTATACACATTCTCCTTGAAATCAGCGTTGAATGATAGTTGAACAACACGATAACATTATTAAATGTAGATATCGGCTAGGCTATTAGCGAGAATAGGCTATTCACGAGCTATGCTTTCAACTGCTAATAACTTCGCGTGAACAGATAAAAAAAAGTCTGATAACAAAATCGTCGAAGTCGAAATAAAAAACCCACTTCTTAAGAAATGTAGCCATATAAGAAATTAATTTAGTGGGTTTTGTTCAAAGTTAGTCCGAAATATTGTTCTGCAGCTCCGGCAAGTCCTCTGCTGTTGCGCTACAAATGAAAAGTGAATGGGAGACGTCAGCTTCACTACCCCAATCTCTCAACTATCATTTTCACAATGACGTAACCAACTTTCACCCTACTGTTGTCTGCTGGTGATGCAATGTTGACAAGCAACGACAACATGATTTGTTAGAACTTTCTATTTGTCGTTTTCTTTAAAATTGGAAAATGAAAAATAATATTTGACTATAGTTCCTTGGTAT comes from the Coregonus clupeaformis isolate EN_2021a unplaced genomic scaffold, ASM2061545v1 scaf5358, whole genome shotgun sequence genome and includes:
- the LOC121551034 gene encoding interferon a3-like, which gives rise to MAACASLESESFRLRMQSVCHCCDWIRHHYGHLSAEYLSLLDQMGGDITKQNAPVFFPTSLYRHIDEAEFEDKVRFLNQTIYEITKLFDGNMNAVTWDKKNLDDFLNILERQFENLNSC